The DNA sequence AGGTGACAGCACCCGGGTATCCGGGCAAAGCGTGTGCCACTCGCGCCAGCGGCACTGGTACAGGGGCAGATGTTCCAGTTCACGTCCCTCGAAGGGGCCGGTGACGGCGGTCCCGGTCCCCGGGAGCCAGAGACTGCCCTGGGACCGGTCGGCCATGATCATCGCCCCGTTATGGATACCCGCGACCCGGAAGCGAAGCCGCTGACCGTCCACCACGGGTCGAAAGGCCGCGGCATGGCTGCACGCAGGGCAGAGCGTGACGAGGACCGGCTCAGCGCCCAGCGTCAGATTCGCGATATGCGGTGCGGATACCTGTGACCAAGGTAGCGCCCAGGATCGACCATCCAGTACCAGTCCGAGGACTGGATCGTCCGGGGCGAGGTGGATGGCTTCGGTCGCGCCGACCCAGTCGACATCATCCAAAGATTGCCGGTACGGACCCCAATGCATTCCGGGAAGGGGCGGCCTGCGTAGCCGAGCGATGCGCCCGCGCAGGCGAGCCCAGATCTCAGAAGCGGATCGCATCCAGCTTCCGGCTCTTGTTCCAGCGGGCGACGGCCGCATCGTCGAGGTCGGCCACGGCCTGGAAGTTGCGGGCACGCGTCGTCAGTAGCGCGGCGGTGTAGGTCAGCTCCTGTTCCCTGCTCGGTTGGAAGCCCATGAAACGGCGGGCACGTTGGAGCGATGTATCGCCCGCGTCGCGCCCGGGGAGCGCCATCGCGCGGGCCACTTCGTAACGGCCCCTGAACTGCTGCGCATAGATGCCCTGGTTGTGTTCCGTGTTCTCAGGCTGGCGCAGGGACCGGTCGATCGCCCAGGCGGCCGCGTGCCCCGAATACATGCCGAGCACTACGCCGAGCGAGAAGATCGGGTCCACGAATGCAGCGGCATCGCCGACGATGAAGTATCCGGGACCGGTCAGGCGGGTTGGCACATAGGAATAGTCCCGGATCACGCCGAGACTGCCTTGTCGGTAACGCGCCTGCTCCAGCAGGCGTCCGAGATAGGGTGTGCGCGTGCAGGTATCGAGGAAGTACTGTTCGAGCCGGTCGCCCGCCACCTTCGCCGCCTTGAACTGTTCCAGCGGAAGGATCAGGCCCACGCTCGTGGTGTCTCTCTGCGGGATGTGCCAGGACCATCCCCAGTCGCCGAGCGAGGTCACCAGCGTGGTTGGCGGGATCTCGCGCAGCCGCTCGAACGGGTAGGCACAGCCGTCGCCCGCCACGTATCGGGAGTCGTCGAAATAGCCCCACATCGCGACGAAGCGGAAATCCTCGTCGATGACCCGGGTACCCATCTGCCGCGAAAGCACCGCGGCCTGGCCGCTGGCGTCGACGACGAAGCGGCAGCGGATCTCGCCTGTGCCCGTGTCGGCCCCCGAGTAGCGCACCCGCGGGCCCGTCGGCGCATCGAGATCCACGTTACGTACGGCGACCTGTTCGAAGACCTGAACATTCTGCCGACGCGCGTGGTCGAGCAGCAGCCAGTCGAACCGGTCGCGCTCGACGTGCAGGCCGGGGCGCGTGTAGCCGAAATCGCGGAACGCGATCTGGTTGATCTCGTCGTTCCAGATCACGGTGCCACCCGATTTCACGACGAACCCGGCGTCGGTGATCGTGTCCGTGACGCCGAGCAGGTCGAAAAAGCGCCACGCCTGGGGCAGCAGACTCTCGCCCACGGTGGCCCGCGGATGGGTCTGGCGGTCGAGCAGCGCAACCTCGTAGCCCTTGCTTGCGAGCATCGTCGCGGCAGTGCTCCCGGAAGGTCCGCCCCCGATGACGACGACGTCGGCACGCACAGGGATGGTCATGGCTCAGGTTTCCGTGCTGCGTTCGACCAGCGCGACGATCGTGGTCGGAGTCTCGAAGTTTTCCGGTGTCAGCGCGTCGCTGTCGATCTTGATCCCGTAACGTTCCTCGAGGAACGCGACCAGGTTGAGGAAATCGAGGGAGTCCATCAGGTTCTCGGCAAGCAGGGGGGTGTCCGGGTCGACTTGGATCGCCTGCCCCCCTCTGGCGCAGTTCTGGCGGATCCAGCCGATCACGCTTTCGGTGATATCGCTCATCTTGTTACTCTTGCAGGGCCGATTCTTCGGCCACCCGATGGTCGGAACGGGCGTGCTCGCGCAACAGCCCGCGGTCGACCTTTCCGGTGGCGGTTCGTGGCAGCGAAGGATACCGCATCCAGCGCGTTGGAATGCTGTAGGCCGGCAGGTGCCCTGCGGCGTGGCTGCGGAGCTGGTCGTCGCCGGTCTCGTCCGGGGCGACCACCGCGCCCACGAGTTCGGGCTCACTGTCACCGGCGACGACTACGGCAACCTCCGTGATGTCCGGGTGCAGACCCAGTACATTCTCGACGTCGCCCAGCTCGATCCGGTGGCCGCGAAGCTTCACCTGGTGGTCTCGGCGCCCGACCAGGGTCAGCCGTCCCTGTGCGTCGCGGAAGCCGAAATCGCCGGTGCGGTAGGAATCCGGACGCCCGGCGATGCGGACTGCGTGGGTCAGCGCCGGGCGCCCCCAGTAGCCCTGCATCACCGCGGGTCCCAGGACACAGATCTCTCCGGTGGTGCCGTCAGCAACGTCGTCTCCGTGCTCGTCGAGCAGACGCACTTCGAGATGCGCGCACGCCTGCCCGATGGGGATCGACCGACAGCCGGGCATGGGTGGCTCGGGCACTTCGTAGCTGGTGCAGACGTTGGTTTCGGTGGGGCCGTACCAGTTCAGAAATCGCGCGCCGGGCAGGGCGTGCATCGCGGCGGCAAGCCGCCGCGGCGGGTAGGCCTCGCCGGCAAAGATCATCAGGCGCAGTGCCGGCAGGCGTGTCGCGTCGAGTGCATCGCGGTCCACGAGCATCCGGATCGCGGTGGGGACCGAATACCAGACGCTGATCCGCTCGGTCTCGAGCATGCGCGCGACGGATCCTGGAAACTTCACCGCGACCTCATCCAGCAGGTGGACCGCGGCGCCGACGCTGAACGTGGCGAAGAGGTCGAAGGTGGAGAGGTCGAAATGAAACGGCGCGTGGCTGCTGACCCGGTCATCGGCCGTCAGTCCGGTTTCATGCACGGCCCAGTCGACAAAGGCGCTGATGTTGGCGTGGCTCAGCATCACGGCCTTCGGGGTTCCCGTGGAACCCGAAGTATAGAGCAGTGCGGCCAGTGCCTCACCGGAGGGAGGCGGCAGGGGCGGGCCGGACGGCGTGTCCCCGATCCGCGCGCGCAGCGCTTCGCCGTGTGCGACCCGGGGCAGCGCCAGCGTGGCTACCGACGAGTCTTCGAGGGCCGGCTGCAGGCGGCCGAGGGTTGAGTCGGTGCCCGCGACCAGTTTTGGCCGGGCATCCTCGAGGATCCGCCGAGCCCGTTCGGGCGGAATCTGGGCGTCGAGCGGTACGTAGGCGCTGCCCGCGGCCAGGGTTCCCAGGATCAGTGCGACTGCGTCGACCGACTTCGGCAGGCATAGCGCGACGCGGTCGCCGGGCTGAACTCCCTGGCGCAGCAGCCAGGTCGCCGTGGACTGTGCCAGCTCCGCCAGTTCGCGGTAACTGGTCGCCTGGCCTCGGAAGACCACTGAGGGGCGTTCGGCTGTGGCCGGCCGGGTCGCGTGGTCCAATGCGTCGAACAGCGCCGACGTGGACATCAGGCCGGGCCTCCCCGCCCAAGTGTGCGTGCGATGATCGCGAGCTGTACGTCCGAGGTGCCGGACGCGGAAAGGGTTCCCACGACATCGGCAAGGCCGCCGCCGAGGCCCTGGGGATCGGTCCAGCCTTCGCCGGCCGTCACCCGCATCAGGTCCAGCGCGATCTCGACCAGTGCCTCGCTGGCCGCAAACTTGGCCGTGGCGGCGCCGGCCAGATCGCGCCGGCCCTGGTCGATTTCCCAGGCAGCCCGATACAGTAGCAGACGGGCACCCTCGAGCCGGACCTGCATGCGTGCCAGTCGCAGCGCGACGGTCTCGTGCTCAAATAGTGCGCCGCGCCCGTCGCGTTTCTCCCGCAAGCGTGCTGTGGCGCGGGCAATGTCCCGCTCGGCCGCACCCAGCAGGCCGGCGAGGATGCCGGTCCGCTCCCACTGCATGCAGGTGGAGAACACCCGCAGGCCGGCTCCGGATCCACCGACCACGGCGCGTGCCGGAACACGGCAGTCGTCGAGCGCCACCGTGCCCATAGGGGCCCCCTCCATGCCCAGCGTCCCCCGGTGGGGGGTTACCCGCAGTCCGGGAGTATCCTTGGGAACGAGGAACGCAGTCAGACCGAAGCCTCCGCGGTCGGGCTTCTCGGACGTCAACACCAGAAACAGGTCCGCATCCGGTGCATTGGTAATGAAGACCTTTTCGCCGGAGATCCGGTAGCCCCCGTCGCCGTCGGCGTCCGCGCGGGTCGACATTGTGACCGGGTTGGAGCCACCGCTCGTCTCGGTGACTGCGAGCGCGGCCAGCGTCCGGCCCGACGCCAATGCCTCGACCCACTCGCGCTGCTGGTCGTCGTTCAGATAGCGGGCCAGCGGAATCGTAACGCCCAGCAGGTGGGCACCCAGTGCAAATAGGAATCCGCGCTCGGCACCCCCCTGGCCGAGCGCCTCGAGTGCGCGTACCAAGGCCAGAAAGCCGAGATCCCGCCCACCCCATTCGGCGGGCAACGGCCATCGAGGCAGCCCGGTGGCCGCCAGCGCCTGCCAAGCCGAGCGATCGAAGCCGTTCGGCGTGCGAGGAGACGCCCAGTGGGTCTCGGCAAAGGCCCGCATGTCTGCGGCGAGCTGCCGCAGTCCCTCATCCCATCCGAATTCCACGTGCACCCCCCGGTCGAACTCGTAGTCGTTATTCCAGCGTGTCCAGGTATTGCCGGATCTGGTCAGCAAGAACCTGGCTCGGATCCCGGCGCCACCTTGCCTCCAGCCGCTTTCCGTATGCCCGGACCATCGTCGCGATTGCTTCGCGCTGCTCTAGTTTGGCGTCCGGTCGTGCCAGTGCGGGCTCGAACTCGATCTGAACCCTGCCGCTCGGTTCCAGGGTCGAGAATACCGGGATGACTTCGGCTCCCGTCAGTAAGGCAAGGGATGCGAAGCCACCACGCAGATCCCGCGTTCCGTGCAGGAATGGCAGGGTCATCGGGTTGCCCCCACGCCCACCATCTCCGGCCAGGTGCAGCACCCGACCCTGTTCGAGCGCTTCGCGGGCCCGCGCAAGCCCCTGTAACTGGAAGGCTCCACGCCCGAGTTCGATGAAGTGCAGAGGCTCCCCGCTGCCCGTGGTGGACACACCGTAGGTGGAATCAAGGCGATTCTGGGTCAGCAGGGATACCGTATCGATCCCCTCGCGTGCCAAGGCAACGTTCGCGATATGTCCGAGTCCATAATGGGAGTTCAGCACGATGACACGTTTGCCGCTCTTCAGAGGATCGGTGATTCGTTCGAGCGCGGAGACGGTGACCCAATGCTCCCATACCTGCCGGGGGGCGCAAGTCAGTGCACAGTAGCGCCAGGAGCCCAGGACCGCGAGTCCGAGGTGGCGCCGCTGAATCGAATCGGGATGCATGCGCGACTGACCCAGGAGTTGTGTCAACGTGGCGATTGGGCGCAGGCGGGCGCGTAGGATCTGGGTAACGCCGGGCAGTTGGGCGGCCATCCAGAGCAACCGGGTTCCGGCCGGATAGGGTAGCTTCTGGCAAAGCACCCGTTTTGCGGAATCCTTGTTGAATCGCCGCATCGGGTGCTTTAGGGCCAAGGATGGGAGCGCCGCCCCATCATGCGTCCGATTTCGCCCGAAGAATCGGTCGGGTCGTGCGAGTATGTGCCCACGCGATGCCTGGTAGCAGCGAGTTGACCTGGGCCACGAATGTCAACGATGGTTGGACGCATGAGAGCAGGGGTGCGATTTATGGGAATCATGATCAGATTAGGTTACAACGTGTCGCGTGACTATCCAAAATGCACAGGAATCCGCTGGCAAGCGCCCGATGCTGGCCGGCAGCTCGCCAACCGTGGTCCGCGCGCGCTATTGGGTGTGCAGTGGAAGAGGTGCTTGCCGATGCGCCATCTCCCGAACGCTTCCGGAAAACGGTAAGGTCATCGGGGGCTTGCATCGACCGATCGTCATGAGCATTTCCCGCTCCGCGGCCTTGCGGCATGCCCGTTGGTACCGGGGCTGTCGATTGCACCGCTCATCGGTGCCCGGCCTCGTGCGCGGGTGGCTGCTGGAGCCGGGTTCGTTGACCCAACGCCTGCGGCAAGGGTGCCCGGATGGCTTTCACCTTGATCTGCTGGAGCAGCGCCTGATGCGGCCTCTGCGCGACGAGGCCCTGGCGCTGGGCAGGCCGAGCCATGAAGTGGCCATGGTGCGGCAGGTGCGGTTGTGTTGTAAGGGGGTGGTGTGGGTGCATGCGCGCACAGTGATCCCGCTTCCCTCACTCGAACGGGGTCTCAGGCGCCTGACGCGCCTCGGTGCGCGTCCACTCGGCGAGGTGTTGTTCGCGGATCCGACGATGACCCGCGGAGAGGTGGAGGTTATTCGGTTAACCCCGGGTCATTTCCTTCATGCCCAGAGTGGCGCCGCTGGGGACGAGGTGCTGTGGGGGCGGCGTTCGGTTTTTACCCTCCAGCGGCAGCCTTTATTGGTCAGTGAGTTCTTCCTTCCGTGGCTCTGGCGCGCGGGGCCGGGCCGGTGACCTACCATGGGCCGGAGTCGGCGCGAACGGTCCGGGGCTCTCGCTCAGTGTGTACAGGTCGGGCGAGACCGTATGCAGCTGCGGGTCGGGGCTCGACCGGCGGGTGCCGACGGGGCACAGTAAAGGCTGCCGCTTCAGGGAGCGCAGGTCATGAATGAAGCCGTCTCTCGCACCAGATCCGCTATCGAAGTCCACGAGGTTGCGTCCGAGTGGGATGTGGTCGTTTGCGGTGCGGGTGTTGCCGGTCTGACCTTCGCCTTGCAACTGCGCCAGCGGCTTCCCGGGGTCTCGATTGCCGTGGTCGACCGGCTGGAACGGCCGCTGCCCCGGGCCGCGTTCAAGGTGGGCGAGGCTACCACGGAGGCGGGTGCCTGGTATCTCACCGAGGTCATCGGGATCGGTGACTATCTGGAGCAGCGGCACGTGCGCAAGCTCGGCCTGCGCATGTACTTCCAGGGCGATACTCCCGGCCACTCGCTCGATGCCCGCCCGGAGATCGGCGTATCGCGGTTCCTGACGCCGTATGCGTATTCTGTCGACCGAGGCCGGCTGGAGAACGATCTGAGGGGGTTGCTGGAGGAGCGCGCGATTCACTTGATCGAAGGGGGCAACGTCGCGGACTTCCAGTTGGCGGCAGATGATGGTGCCTGGCACGAGATCCGGATCGAAAGCAAGACTGGTATGCGGCGGCTGCATGCCCGCTGGCTTGTCGATGGCTCGGGGCGTCGGGCCTTGTTGCGCCGGCGCATGGGGCTCACGCAGCACAACCCCGGGTATGGCTCGGTCTGGTTTCGGGTCGCCACCGAGATCGACGTTGAGGACTGGGTGGCGCCAGAATCGGAATCGTGGCACTCACGGGCCGGCAACGGGGCCCGCCGCTATCATGCGACTTGCCATCTCGTGGGACCCGGCTACTGGGTCTGGTTGATCGCCCTGCCGGGCGGATACACCAGCATCGGCATTGTCTCGAACGGAAAGGATCATCCCTATACCAGCTTTAACACCCCAGACAAGTGCATGGGCTGGATCGAGCGCAACGAGCCGCTGCTCGCGGCAGCGCTGCAGGGGCATGAGCTCTGCGACTTCGCCAAGATGCCCAACTACAGCTACGTGACTCGGCAGGCGTTCTCGGCGTCGCGCTGGGCTTGCATCGGGGAGGCCGCCGCATTCCCCGACCCGTTGTATGGCACCGGTTTCGAAGTGATCGCATTGTCCAACTCGATGACCGTGAATTTCATCGAGAAGGATTTCCGCGGCACGCCTTGCGCACGCGAAATCGATGCAGCCAACCGCTTCTTCACACAGTATTGTCTCGGGCTTACCGACGCCATCCAGTCGTCGTACGACTACTTCGGACATCCGGTTATTGCCACCCTGAAGGTTCTCTGGGACACGCTGGCGGGCTGGCTCTTCAATGCACCGCTGCTGACGCATGCGTTGTACGACGACCCCGAAATGCGGTTGCGTCTGCGGGCCGAGACGGGGCGTTTCTATTTTCTCAGCAGACGCCTGCGCAGGCTGATGAACGAGTGGTCGCGGGCGCAGACGCAGATGGTTCGGCTCGAGTACCTGGATTTCACCCGCCTGCCCTTCTTCCGGGCCGCGCGACAGGCCGGTTTCCGCAAGGAGATGGACGCGGCCACGCTGCTTGCCCATCATCGCGATAGCCTCGCCCTGATGGAGCGATTCACCTTGGTCATCTTCCTGCTCGCGCTGGCCGACTGCCGGCCGGGTTTGCTCGCACGGGTGCCCGACGATCTGCGGCTCAACGCTTGGGCGGTCGGGCTCGACCCCGGGCGCTGGGAAGTCGACGGGCTGCTCGCCCGGGACAATCCCCGGCACGACCTCGACGATATGCTGCGCCCGTTGCTCTCGATGATCCGGGCGCCGGTGCTGGATCGCTTCCTCGAGAGCGAAGTGGTGGGAGGCTGAACAGTGCTGTTCCACTACATCGCGCACCGAGCCGGTGCCTGGCCTGACGCGACCGCGCTGGTATGCGGGGAGCAGCGGCTAAGCTACGCGGACCTGATTGCAGAAGTGCGAAGGGAAGCCGGACGCCTGCGGGGGGCCGGAGTCAGGGAAGGCGATGCGGTCGTGCTGCGGCTGCCGAACGGGCCGGATTTCGTGATCGGGTTTCTGGCGCTGTCGGCGCTCGGCGCGTTGGCGATGCCGATGGCCGCAGATGCGACGGCCGACGAGATCCTGCGGTTGGCGCAGGTGCGACCGGTCAGGCTGGTGCTGACCGAGCACCCGCTTGATTTCGCAGGGTCACTGGTCGCAGACGGACCCCCCCGGTGCCTGGCTCCACACGAACTTCCGGTCGCGCCGCCGCTGCGGACGGTCAGCGGATCCGACGGACCCTTGCTGTGTCAGCGGTCCTCGGGATCGAGTGGTGAACCGAAAAGCGTGACACGGACCCAGCGCCACTGCGTCGAAGAATCCAAGATGCTGGCCGCGGCCGCTGGGGTCGGACCCGGCGACGCAACCCTCGCGGCGATTCCTCTGTGCCATGCTCATGGGCTGGGCAACTGCCTGCTGCTGGCGCTGTGCAACGGGGCCCGGCTCGTCATTCTGCCGCCTCGGGTGATGCCGGGAAACAACCGGGAGGTACCTCTGCCTCTGCGTCGCAAGGAGCTGCTGAACCTGGTGCTTGGGGAACGTATCACCATCCTGCCAGGTGTACCGGCACTGTTCTCGCTCCTGTGCGATGCGGCAATGCGGGGTAGTCCGGAACACTCGCTGCGGCTTTGTTTTACCGCAGGCAGCCCGCTGGCGCGCGATATCCACGATCGTTTCGTCGCCGGTTTCGGCGTTGCGTTGCGGCAATTGTATGGTTCGACCGAGACCGGCGCGGTTGCGATCAACCTGGCGGTCGAGGCCGGAGACAACTGGGAGTCGGTGGGCCAGCCGTTGCCCGGTTGCGAAGTCCGCATCGGTGGGTGTACGGAAGGCGAGGCCGACGGCGAGATTGCGCTGCGCAGTCCGGCGATGGCCACGGGCTACGCCGACCACCCGGTGCTTACCCGCGAACGCTTCGTCGACGGCTGGTTTCTACCCGGGGATATGGCGCGGCGCGATGCCCATGGCGACGTCCGCATCCTGGGGCGGCTGCGTCCGTTCATCGTCAGTGCGGGCCACAAGGTCGACCCTGCCGAGGTGGAGGCCGTGCTGTGCGAGCACGCCGCCATCGACGAGGCTGTCGTCGTCGGTACTCCCCATGCCAGTGCCGGTGAGCTTGTGCGGGCGTTCGTGGCGGGTGCTGTTCGCGTTCCCGAGCAGGAACTGGTCCGCCATTGTCGCGAGCGGCTCTCTCCGTATAAGGTGCCACGCCGGATCCATGTCCTGGACGCGCTACCCCGTACCGCTCTTGGTAAGGTTTCCACGGACATGTTGCTAAAAATGCAAGGGATGGATTTATGACCCACGACACGATTCGTGAAAAGGTCCGCTCGGCCGTGGCCAAGGTGATGGAGACCGGTGTGTCGGATCTCGACGACGCTGCTGATCTGTATATCGATTCCGTGGCGACGATGATGCTGATCACCGAGCTTGAAGAAGCCTTCGGAATTGAACTCGGTGATGCGGATCTCGATTACGAGGCCTTTCGTACCATCGAGGGCATCACCGGGTTTCTGGGAAAGTTCGTTCCGGATCAGCGCTGCCAGGGATGATGACGTCCGGTGTGCCCTGCCGCGGATTATTCCCGCCGAGTCGGCTCTGCGGCTCGTTGCGCACGTGGTCTTCGCGACTCTTGGTCTGCATCGCGTGAGACTGGGCTGAACGCGGCTAGGTACTGGCGGATCTGGTCCGCCGAGACCTGTCCCGGGTCTTGTTTCCAGCGGGCCTCCAGGCGTGCGCCATATTCCTTCACCATGGATTCTATGGCCTGTCGTCCAACCTCGTACGGAACTGGTTTGGCCAGCGGATGCTCGAAATCGACGTGGACTTGGCCGGTAGGTTCCAGAGTCGCAAACACCGGAATCACCTCGGCGTCCATCAGCAATGCCAAGTAGGCAAAGCCGATGCGCAGATCACGCTGGCCTTGCAGGAACGGGATGGAAATCGTGCTGCCTCCGCGAAAGCCATCGCCAGCCATCTGCAATACCTGCCCGCGATTGAGAGCCTCCCGGGCCTGGGCTAGTGCGCGCAGCTGGTGCGAGTCTGTGCCCAGTTCGATGAAGTGCAGGGTCTCTCCACTACCGGTCGTCGAGAGTCCGTACGTTGAGCGGAGTAGGTCGCGGGTCGTCAACGAAATATGGTCAAGTCCCATTCGAGCCAGCGCTACGTTGGCGACGTGTCCCTGTCCATAATGCGAGTTGAGCACGATCAGGCGCTTTCCCCTCTGTAGGACCTCGTTGACCCGCTCCACGCCGGAGAGCGTGACATACCGCTCCCAGACTGAACGCCGAGCCCGGGTCAGGGCGCAGTAGCGCCAGGAGCCCAGCACGGCAAGTCCCAGCTGGCGCCGGCGAGCCTCATCCCTGTCCAGCCCCGGCTGGACCATGTGGCGGAGCAGCGAATCAATCGCGCGGAGGCGCCGCCGAAACAGCTGTTCAGTAACCGGGAGTTTCAGGACCAGCCCGAGGGTGCGCGCCGCTGCAGGGTAGGGCAGCACGCGGCACAGCAGGCGCTTTACAGACTGCTTGTCGAAGCTCGCCATCG is a window from the Thioalkalivibrio paradoxus ARh 1 genome containing:
- a CDS encoding DUF3179 domain-containing (seleno)protein, which encodes MRSASEIWARLRGRIARLRRPPLPGMHWGPYRQSLDDVDWVGATEAIHLAPDDPVLGLVLDGRSWALPWSQVSAPHIANLTLGAEPVLVTLCPACSHAAAFRPVVDGQRLRFRVAGIHNGAMIMADRSQGSLWLPGTGTAVTGPFEGRELEHLPLYQCRWREWHTLCPDTRVLSPTAAPVRVEQTRPVAGEHRRYPRVSRTLLRADARLASETLTLGVTAGASHLAIPLSLIHRHGGMLHLDVDGTTLVAFSPPGTWLAVAYDTAVDGRSLRFDPDSFRMVDRQTGSHWDFTGRAVSGSLTGTQLRLLASRLEEWQTLAARHPGIVLASEASATENAGQHGEGAHAGGR
- a CDS encoding NAD(P)/FAD-dependent oxidoreductase → MTIPVRADVVVIGGGPSGSTAATMLASKGYEVALLDRQTHPRATVGESLLPQAWRFFDLLGVTDTITDAGFVVKSGGTVIWNDEINQIAFRDFGYTRPGLHVERDRFDWLLLDHARRQNVQVFEQVAVRNVDLDAPTGPRVRYSGADTGTGEIRCRFVVDASGQAAVLSRQMGTRVIDEDFRFVAMWGYFDDSRYVAGDGCAYPFERLREIPPTTLVTSLGDWGWSWHIPQRDTTSVGLILPLEQFKAAKVAGDRLEQYFLDTCTRTPYLGRLLEQARYRQGSLGVIRDYSYVPTRLTGPGYFIVGDAAAFVDPIFSLGVVLGMYSGHAAAWAIDRSLRQPENTEHNQGIYAQQFRGRYEVARAMALPGRDAGDTSLQRARRFMGFQPSREQELTYTAALLTTRARNFQAVADLDDAAVARWNKSRKLDAIRF
- a CDS encoding acyl carrier protein, translated to MSDITESVIGWIRQNCARGGQAIQVDPDTPLLAENLMDSLDFLNLVAFLEERYGIKIDSDALTPENFETPTTIVALVERSTET
- a CDS encoding amino acid adenylation domain-containing protein — encoded protein: MSTSALFDALDHATRPATAERPSVVFRGQATSYRELAELAQSTATWLLRQGVQPGDRVALCLPKSVDAVALILGTLAAGSAYVPLDAQIPPERARRILEDARPKLVAGTDSTLGRLQPALEDSSVATLALPRVAHGEALRARIGDTPSGPPLPPPSGEALAALLYTSGSTGTPKAVMLSHANISAFVDWAVHETGLTADDRVSSHAPFHFDLSTFDLFATFSVGAAVHLLDEVAVKFPGSVARMLETERISVWYSVPTAIRMLVDRDALDATRLPALRLMIFAGEAYPPRRLAAAMHALPGARFLNWYGPTETNVCTSYEVPEPPMPGCRSIPIGQACAHLEVRLLDEHGDDVADGTTGEICVLGPAVMQGYWGRPALTHAVRIAGRPDSYRTGDFGFRDAQGRLTLVGRRDHQVKLRGHRIELGDVENVLGLHPDITEVAVVVAGDSEPELVGAVVAPDETGDDQLRSHAAGHLPAYSIPTRWMRYPSLPRTATGKVDRGLLREHARSDHRVAEESALQE
- a CDS encoding acyl-CoA dehydrogenase family protein, which translates into the protein MLTRSGNTWTRWNNDYEFDRGVHVEFGWDEGLRQLAADMRAFAETHWASPRTPNGFDRSAWQALAATGLPRWPLPAEWGGRDLGFLALVRALEALGQGGAERGFLFALGAHLLGVTIPLARYLNDDQQREWVEALASGRTLAALAVTETSGGSNPVTMSTRADADGDGGYRISGEKVFITNAPDADLFLVLTSEKPDRGGFGLTAFLVPKDTPGLRVTPHRGTLGMEGAPMGTVALDDCRVPARAVVGGSGAGLRVFSTCMQWERTGILAGLLGAAERDIARATARLREKRDGRGALFEHETVALRLARMQVRLEGARLLLYRAAWEIDQGRRDLAGAATAKFAASEALVEIALDLMRVTAGEGWTDPQGLGGGLADVVGTLSASGTSDVQLAIIARTLGRGGPA
- a CDS encoding LpxL/LpxP family acyltransferase yields the protein MAAQLPGVTQILRARLRPIATLTQLLGQSRMHPDSIQRRHLGLAVLGSWRYCALTCAPRQVWEHWVTVSALERITDPLKSGKRVIVLNSHYGLGHIANVALAREGIDTVSLLTQNRLDSTYGVSTTGSGEPLHFIELGRGAFQLQGLARAREALEQGRVLHLAGDGGRGGNPMTLPFLHGTRDLRGGFASLALLTGAEVIPVFSTLEPSGRVQIEFEPALARPDAKLEQREAIATMVRAYGKRLEARWRRDPSQVLADQIRQYLDTLE
- a CDS encoding chorismate--pyruvate lyase family protein, with translation MSISRSAALRHARWYRGCRLHRSSVPGLVRGWLLEPGSLTQRLRQGCPDGFHLDLLEQRLMRPLRDEALALGRPSHEVAMVRQVRLCCKGVVWVHARTVIPLPSLERGLRRLTRLGARPLGEVLFADPTMTRGEVEVIRLTPGHFLHAQSGAAGDEVLWGRRSVFTLQRQPLLVSEFFLPWLWRAGPGR
- a CDS encoding NAD(P)/FAD-dependent oxidoreductase, which codes for MNEAVSRTRSAIEVHEVASEWDVVVCGAGVAGLTFALQLRQRLPGVSIAVVDRLERPLPRAAFKVGEATTEAGAWYLTEVIGIGDYLEQRHVRKLGLRMYFQGDTPGHSLDARPEIGVSRFLTPYAYSVDRGRLENDLRGLLEERAIHLIEGGNVADFQLAADDGAWHEIRIESKTGMRRLHARWLVDGSGRRALLRRRMGLTQHNPGYGSVWFRVATEIDVEDWVAPESESWHSRAGNGARRYHATCHLVGPGYWVWLIALPGGYTSIGIVSNGKDHPYTSFNTPDKCMGWIERNEPLLAAALQGHELCDFAKMPNYSYVTRQAFSASRWACIGEAAAFPDPLYGTGFEVIALSNSMTVNFIEKDFRGTPCAREIDAANRFFTQYCLGLTDAIQSSYDYFGHPVIATLKVLWDTLAGWLFNAPLLTHALYDDPEMRLRLRAETGRFYFLSRRLRRLMNEWSRAQTQMVRLEYLDFTRLPFFRAARQAGFRKEMDAATLLAHHRDSLALMERFTLVIFLLALADCRPGLLARVPDDLRLNAWAVGLDPGRWEVDGLLARDNPRHDLDDMLRPLLSMIRAPVLDRFLESEVVGG
- a CDS encoding class I adenylate-forming enzyme family protein, with the translated sequence MLFHYIAHRAGAWPDATALVCGEQRLSYADLIAEVRREAGRLRGAGVREGDAVVLRLPNGPDFVIGFLALSALGALAMPMAADATADEILRLAQVRPVRLVLTEHPLDFAGSLVADGPPRCLAPHELPVAPPLRTVSGSDGPLLCQRSSGSSGEPKSVTRTQRHCVEESKMLAAAAGVGPGDATLAAIPLCHAHGLGNCLLLALCNGARLVILPPRVMPGNNREVPLPLRRKELLNLVLGERITILPGVPALFSLLCDAAMRGSPEHSLRLCFTAGSPLARDIHDRFVAGFGVALRQLYGSTETGAVAINLAVEAGDNWESVGQPLPGCEVRIGGCTEGEADGEIALRSPAMATGYADHPVLTRERFVDGWFLPGDMARRDAHGDVRILGRLRPFIVSAGHKVDPAEVEAVLCEHAAIDEAVVVGTPHASAGELVRAFVAGAVRVPEQELVRHCRERLSPYKVPRRIHVLDALPRTALGKVSTDMLLKMQGMDL
- a CDS encoding acyl carrier protein — protein: MTHDTIREKVRSAVAKVMETGVSDLDDAADLYIDSVATMMLITELEEAFGIELGDADLDYEAFRTIEGITGFLGKFVPDQRCQG
- a CDS encoding lysophospholipid acyltransferase family protein is translated as MASFDKQSVKRLLCRVLPYPAAARTLGLVLKLPVTEQLFRRRLRAIDSLLRHMVQPGLDRDEARRRQLGLAVLGSWRYCALTRARRSVWERYVTLSGVERVNEVLQRGKRLIVLNSHYGQGHVANVALARMGLDHISLTTRDLLRSTYGLSTTGSGETLHFIELGTDSHQLRALAQAREALNRGQVLQMAGDGFRGGSTISIPFLQGQRDLRIGFAYLALLMDAEVIPVFATLEPTGQVHVDFEHPLAKPVPYEVGRQAIESMVKEYGARLEARWKQDPGQVSADQIRQYLAAFSPVSRDADQESRRPRAQRAAEPTRRE